The genomic window ACCAATTCTCAGACTCAGTACCTCTAGTAGATTTTCCTACAGATCGTCAACGCCCACCATTGAGAACCTTTAACTCGGCGCGTGAAGATTGGCAATTTTCAGCCGAACTAGTTACCAGCCTCAAACAACTAGGAACGCAATTTGGTTGTAGTTTTATGACCACTATCCTCACAGGATTTGAGGTCTGGCTGCATCGCCTCACCGGACAAAATGACTTAGTTGTGGGTATTCCAGCCGCAGGACAAGCTGCTTCTGGGCAGTATAATCTAGTAGGACATTGTGTTAATTTATTACCACTGCGTACACAGATTAATAGTGAAATATCTTTTAGCGACTACTTGCAAACACGGCGATCAGTAGTTTTAGATGCCTACGATCATCAACAATTTACCTTTGGTAGTCTAGTTAAGAAATTAGTGTTGACGAGAGATTCTAGTCGCATTCCTTTAGTACCAATTATATTTAATATTGATCAGGGCTTAGATACTAAAAAGCTACCCTTTGCTGGCTTAGAGGTAGACTTTTACACTAACCCCCGTTCCTTCGAGAACTTTGAGATATATCTCAATGCGACAGAATTAGGTGGCAAACTGTTCTTGGAATGTCAGTACAATACTAATTTATTTGATGCTGCAACTGTCCGCCGCCGCTTGGCAGAATTGGAAACTTTATTACAAGGTATAGTTGCCAATCCCCATCAAACTATTGCCAAATTGCCTCTGCTGCCTCAAGATGAACAAAACCTGTTAGCAGCATGGAACAATACTACAGCTAACTATCCTGAGCATCTCTGTATTCACCAGCTATTTGAAGCCCAGGTAGAAAAAACTCCAGAGGCGATCGCAGTAATATTTGAAGATCAGCAATTAACCTACCAAGAACTCAATCAGCGCACCAATCAGTTAGCTCATCATCTGCAAAGTTTGGGTGTCGGGCCAGAGGTACTAGTGGGTTTGTGCGTCGAACGCTGCTTAGAAATGGTCGTGGGAGTGTTAGCCATCCTCAAAGCTGGGGGAGCATACCTACCCTTAGATTACACTTATCCCCAAGACCGTTTAACTTTCATGTTGCAAGATGCTCAAATCCCAGTGCTGCTGACACAAGAGCATCTCACAAACAGCCTACCCCAGCATCAAGCCCAAATAATTTACCTAGATGGTGACAAGCAAAGCGCACAAGCACAATTGCCGAATCCCAGCAGTAATGTCACACCTGATAACTTAGCCTACCTCATCTATACATCCGGCTCGACAGGTCAACCCAAAGGTGTACAAATTGAGCATCAGAACGCAGTTAATCTTCTCCACAGCATTCAGCAAACTCCTGGTTTAACCGCTCAAGATACCCTGCTTTCAGTCACTAGCTTATCCTTTGACATTGCTGTATCAGAAATCTTTCTCCCCCTGAGTGTTGGGGCAAAATTGGTGTTAGCCAGCCGTGCTGCTGCTGCTGATGGCAATCAACTATTAAAACTGCTCACTACTCACAATGTCACCTTCATGCAGCCCACTCCTATCACTTGGCGACTGCTACTAGCAGCCGGCTGGCAGGGTAGTCCGCAGTTGAAGATGATTTCCACAGGAGAAGCCTTACCCAGAGAACTCGCCAACCAATTGTTACCCCAAGGTGCAGCACTGTGGAATCTTTACGGGCCTACAGAAACAACCATTTGGGCTACTGGTTGTCAAGTAACTACAGGTGACAAACCAATTAGCATCGGTCGTCCTGTAGCCAACACTCAGACCTACATTTTAGACTCCCATTTACAACCCGTTCCCATCGGTATCCCTGGTGAGTTGTACATTGGTGGTTCAGGACTGGCTAGGGGATATCTCAACCGCCCAGATTTGACGACCGAAAGATTTATCCCTAATCCTTTAAGTGCAGATATTCAATCACGTCTATACAAAACAGGCGATTTAGTCCGCTATTTGCCCAATGGAGAAATTGAATACCTCGGTCGTATCGACTATCAGGTAAAGGTACGAGGTTTTCGGATCGAATTGGGTGAAATTGAAGCTGTGATGGCACAACATCCAGCTGTTAAGGAAGCAGTTGTCGTCGTCCGTGAAGATATCCCAGAGGATAAAACTTTAGTCGGTTACTTAGTTGCCAAACAAGCGTCTGATATTGATTTGTCAGGGAACGCGACTATCAGTAATCAACACGTCCAAGACTGGAATCAACGATGGGACTTACTCTATCAATCAGCTTTAGATAATACTTCGGCGGAAGCTCTACAAAACCAAACTCTCAGCGATGTTGCTATCATCAAGCAGTTCACTAATCAAGATGGTTTTGAGCAACAAGCCCAAGAGTGGCTAGATCAAACTGTAGAGAGAATTCTGGCTCTCAAACCTAGTCGGGTGATGGAAATTGGGTGTGGAACTGGACAGATATTACTGGAAGTTGCACCACAATGCACATATT from Nostoc sp. UHCC 0870 includes these protein-coding regions:
- a CDS encoding class I SAM-dependent methyltransferase, with protein sequence MSLFSINSQDKVTAVDFDPFAAGELLLTAPATESQKEIWASVQMGDAANCAYNESQSLQLKGQLNLACFQSALQQLIEYHEALRTTLSTDGNTLCIVSRLTIDIPIIDLSALELSERDIKLAKLLKQEVEQPFDLEHGPLFRAKIIKLHPDQHLVTLTAHHIICDGWSWGVLMPELAQIYSALVQGLTPDLETPDIFSQYANLQEEEEQTSEAIATEQYWLDQFSDSVPLVDFPTDRQRPPLRTFNSAREDWQFSAELVTSLKQLGTQFGCSFMTTILTGFEVWLHRLTGQNDLVVGIPAAGQAASGQYNLVGHCVNLLPLRTQINSEISFSDYLQTRRSVVLDAYDHQQFTFGSLVKKLVLTRDSSRIPLVPIIFNIDQGLDTKKLPFAGLEVDFYTNPRSFENFEIYLNATELGGKLFLECQYNTNLFDAATVRRRLAELETLLQGIVANPHQTIAKLPLLPQDEQNLLAAWNNTTANYPEHLCIHQLFEAQVEKTPEAIAVIFEDQQLTYQELNQRTNQLAHHLQSLGVGPEVLVGLCVERCLEMVVGVLAILKAGGAYLPLDYTYPQDRLTFMLQDAQIPVLLTQEHLTNSLPQHQAQIIYLDGDKQSAQAQLPNPSSNVTPDNLAYLIYTSGSTGQPKGVQIEHQNAVNLLHSIQQTPGLTAQDTLLSVTSLSFDIAVSEIFLPLSVGAKLVLASRAAAADGNQLLKLLTTHNVTFMQPTPITWRLLLAAGWQGSPQLKMISTGEALPRELANQLLPQGAALWNLYGPTETTIWATGCQVTTGDKPISIGRPVANTQTYILDSHLQPVPIGIPGELYIGGSGLARGYLNRPDLTTERFIPNPLSADIQSRLYKTGDLVRYLPNGEIEYLGRIDYQVKVRGFRIELGEIEAVMAQHPAVKEAVVVVREDIPEDKTLVGYLVAKQASDIDLSGNATISNQHVQDWNQRWDLLYQSALDNTSAEALQNQTLSDVAIIKQFTNQDGFEQQAQEWLDQTVERILALKPSRVMEIGCGTGQILLEVAPQCTYYMGTDYAAPAIQALRQQVETTQKNLPEVVLDHRPADDFGGIEANAFDTVIIHSVVQYFPNADYLLQVIEKAVAAVKTGGWIYIGDVQSYGLLETYHTMDQLKRSPASMPINTLKGVVENRVRNEDELVVDPGFFYALKQKIPAIAHIDCQLRQGSLWNETTQFHYDVFLYIGTLENLNSAPTWHDWLDEQLTLTEVRRVLEATQPEYYCLSSIPNARIQKEVQALALLKQDQTLATVGDLQAKLETVSPGIDPEYLWNLGKDLSYKVDIRWSDTAKDGYMEAVFSRLDQKSAQAINIVSPLSQQKDLLSWAAYANSPMLKQADNEQLIPELRQFLKEQLPEYMVPATFMILESMPLTPNGKVDRKALPKPDRVRLALEGNYVAPSTPAEQQIADIWSQVLRLERVGIYNNFFELGGHSLLGTQVMARLYQTFQVKLPLSTLFEVPTIADLTKRVEVIRMTTATWQPPQSDLAENYEEGEI